One genomic segment of Leptospira neocaledonica includes these proteins:
- the nuoH gene encoding NADH-quinone oxidoreductase subunit NuoH, with protein sequence MDWNIILLWLLKSALFFLVFITACAYYTLAERKVAGFIQDRKGPNRAGPLGLLQPLADGIKFLTKEEIFPKNVNRVMYLIAPAISMTCAIMAWAVVPLGGTVILPDWLAKEVGFTSLDLQIANPDTGILFLFAISSLSVYGIILAGWSSNNKYSLIGGIRSTAQMISYELPLGLSVAAIVILTGSLKLTDINDAQIGLWNIFKLPGFIAFSVFVVAMFAETNRLPFDLAEAESELVVGFHTEYGAFKFALFFIAEYMNMITMSCVVTILFFGGYHLPFGWLSGSIWQAWAGLGFFTLKVLFFAFLFMWVRWTLPRFRYDQLMTIGWKKMIPWAVANILIASVYVGLDGFWKW encoded by the coding sequence ATGGATTGGAATATAATTCTACTCTGGTTATTAAAAAGTGCGCTTTTTTTCTTAGTTTTTATCACGGCTTGTGCTTATTATACATTAGCAGAACGTAAAGTAGCCGGTTTTATCCAAGACAGGAAAGGTCCGAACCGTGCAGGTCCTCTGGGTTTATTGCAACCTTTGGCAGACGGTATTAAATTTTTAACTAAGGAAGAGATTTTTCCTAAAAATGTGAATAGGGTCATGTACTTGATTGCACCTGCAATCTCCATGACTTGCGCGATCATGGCTTGGGCCGTGGTTCCTTTGGGCGGCACTGTGATCTTACCTGATTGGCTTGCAAAAGAAGTAGGATTTACTTCTTTGGATCTTCAAATCGCAAATCCAGACACGGGGATCTTGTTCTTATTTGCGATTTCCAGCCTTTCGGTTTACGGGATCATTCTTGCGGGTTGGTCCAGTAATAATAAATATTCTTTGATTGGTGGGATCCGTTCCACGGCTCAAATGATCAGCTATGAATTGCCATTGGGTCTTTCTGTGGCGGCTATCGTGATTCTGACCGGATCTTTAAAACTCACCGATATCAATGACGCTCAAATCGGTCTTTGGAATATTTTTAAACTTCCAGGCTTTATTGCATTTTCCGTTTTCGTAGTGGCGATGTTTGCCGAAACAAATCGACTTCCTTTCGATTTGGCGGAAGCAGAATCCGAATTGGTGGTTGGGTTTCATACGGAGTATGGTGCGTTCAAATTTGCGTTATTCTTCATTGCAGAATATATGAATATGATCACTATGAGTTGTGTGGTAACTATTCTGTTTTTCGGCGGATACCACCTTCCTTTCGGATGGCTAAGCGGTTCGATTTGGCAGGCCTGGGCAGGACTCGGGTTTTTTACTCTTAAGGTATTATTCTTCGCATTTTTATTTATGTGGGTGAGATGGACCCTTCCTAGATTCAGATATGATCAACTCATGACGATCGGCTGGAAAAAAATGATCCCTTGGGCGGTGGCGAATATTCTAATCGCAAGCGTTTACGTTGGTTTGGACGGTTTCTGGAAATGGTAG
- the nuoK gene encoding NADH-quinone oxidoreductase subunit NuoK: MNPGILKPTLAGIPVEYLLILACIVFSIGVAGVLFRRSAVVIFMSIELMLNSVNLVFVVFSKSLHQVQGEVVVFFVMAIAAVEAAIGLALVVAIHRKKKTSFVDEMNLMKW; encoded by the coding sequence ATGAATCCAGGAATTCTGAAACCAACTCTCGCGGGAATTCCAGTGGAATACCTGCTGATTCTTGCCTGTATCGTTTTTTCCATCGGCGTTGCCGGGGTTTTATTCAGAAGGAGCGCAGTGGTTATCTTCATGAGTATAGAACTCATGCTGAACTCCGTAAATTTGGTATTCGTTGTTTTTTCTAAATCACTTCATCAGGTTCAGGGAGAAGTGGTGGTGTTTTTCGTGATGGCAATCGCTGCGGTGGAAGCAGCTATCGGTTTGGCTTTAGTGGTCGCAATTCACAGAAAGAAAAAGACAAGTTTCGTAGACGAAATGAATTTAATGAAATGGTAA
- a CDS encoding SseB family protein, protein MPNIKNILSSIKEYFEPIPKFDGENAKFREAIYLYSKNRSEKNLEKLSAELTKAYFLIPHAGEEAVPKKKAKPKKKAAAKKKKKVSSEKGPEPIVLLYVSDERGRVFLPAFSHPSESFRYFKKDTALVPITAKELWALGLQNRGVSGVAIDPGSTLWLLSREHLELLQKEK, encoded by the coding sequence ATGCCTAATATTAAAAATATTCTCTCTTCCATTAAAGAATATTTTGAGCCGATTCCCAAGTTTGATGGGGAGAATGCGAAGTTCAGAGAGGCGATCTATCTTTATTCTAAAAACCGCTCCGAAAAGAACTTAGAAAAACTTTCCGCCGAACTCACCAAAGCTTACTTTCTAATCCCCCATGCGGGAGAGGAAGCAGTTCCTAAGAAGAAGGCGAAACCTAAAAAGAAAGCGGCTGCTAAAAAAAAGAAAAAGGTTTCTTCTGAAAAAGGGCCAGAGCCTATCGTATTATTATATGTAAGCGACGAACGTGGTCGGGTATTTTTGCCTGCGTTCTCTCACCCATCCGAATCATTCCGTTATTTTAAAAAAGACACAGCACTAGTTCCGATTACTGCGAAGGAATTATGGGCCTTAGGTCTACAGAATAGGGGGGTTTCCGGGGTGGCTATAGATCCAGGCTCTACGTTATGGTTGCTTTCCAGGGAACATTTGGAATTATTGCAAAAAGAAAAATAA
- a CDS encoding MAPEG family protein — protein MQKEYWLLPIGALALLTFFVLLQIPIRRLYAGFIGKVIPDDFKFGESKNVPGWVSIANRNYMNLLEMPLLFYLICLIQYLTSSNDPLNFQLSWIYVGLRIFHSLIHLTYNNVIHRLAIFAASNFILFGIWVNYFRKFLQITFWG, from the coding sequence ATGCAAAAAGAATATTGGCTTCTACCGATCGGGGCGTTAGCTCTACTGACTTTTTTCGTATTATTGCAAATCCCTATTCGCCGCCTTTATGCAGGTTTTATAGGAAAAGTAATCCCGGACGATTTCAAATTTGGAGAATCCAAAAATGTTCCGGGGTGGGTGTCCATTGCGAATCGCAACTATATGAACTTATTGGAAATGCCTTTATTGTTCTACCTAATCTGCCTAATTCAATACCTAACGAGCTCTAATGATCCTTTGAATTTTCAATTGTCTTGGATCTATGTAGGGCTTAGGATTTTTCATAGCCTGATCCATCTTACCTATAATAACGTTATTCACAGATTAGCTATTTTTGCGGCGAGTAATTTTATCCTGTTCGGGATTTGGGTGAACTATTTCAGGAAGTTTTTACAGATTACTTTTTGGGGGTAA
- the nuoL gene encoding NADH-quinone oxidoreductase subunit L produces the protein MSWEILISVLVFSPLLGSVLNALFGRYWKSLSGPIGTLLSFVSFGASVFAYLQFHPLERQDAQIVTLFNWVQVGNFKADLAYQVDQLSLFMALIITGIGSLIHLYSIGYMKGNPGIGRFFSYLNLFVFFMLHLVLAENLVVLFFGWEGVGLCSYLLIGFDTHKENAAQASIKAFVTNRIADLAMIGGIALTYWLAGSISFITISESLPQAKFLLNALPFVAICFFIGAMGKSAQFPFHVWLPDAMAGPTPVSALIHAATMVTAGLFLIARLNFIFILVPKVGFWIVCIGTFTAFFAATIGVYQNDIKKVLAYSTVSQLGYMFVAMGTGAYVAGLFHLLTHAFFKALLFLGSGSVIHGLSDEQDLRRMGGLKSQMKITWWTFLLGTLAIVGAPPFSGFFSKDLILEKAFYFHPVFFGMGIATAFLTTFYMFRLTFLAFTGKSRVSQHVHPHESPWTMTLPLVILALGAAFSGYLLVPESLGGGIDFLEKYFSPVFAKGLLYSTQQKGPAEVHHLSHELELLLAGFSLGAILLGVGIYWFFFGKREKLPSDESSYTGWRILPANKYFIDEIFKNLLIGPISALSEFLSEVVEKRLIDRVLTGTGRISGGVASLLRRIQTGTVVDYAFLIVLGTVLILSVFLWRGI, from the coding sequence ATGAGTTGGGAAATCCTTATATCGGTTCTCGTTTTTTCTCCTCTTCTTGGATCCGTATTAAACGCATTATTCGGAAGATATTGGAAGAGTCTCTCCGGTCCTATCGGGACCTTATTGTCTTTTGTTTCTTTCGGTGCCAGTGTATTCGCATATCTGCAATTCCATCCTTTGGAAAGACAGGATGCTCAGATAGTAACCTTATTCAATTGGGTGCAAGTTGGGAATTTTAAAGCGGATCTTGCTTATCAAGTAGATCAACTTTCTCTTTTTATGGCATTGATCATCACCGGGATCGGGAGTTTGATCCATCTCTATTCCATCGGATATATGAAAGGGAATCCTGGAATTGGCAGATTTTTTTCTTATCTGAACTTATTCGTGTTCTTCATGCTCCATTTGGTTTTAGCGGAAAATCTGGTGGTTTTATTTTTCGGTTGGGAAGGTGTGGGACTTTGTTCTTATCTCCTGATCGGTTTCGATACTCATAAGGAAAATGCGGCACAAGCAAGTATCAAGGCTTTTGTCACCAATAGGATCGCCGACTTAGCGATGATTGGAGGGATTGCTTTAACTTATTGGTTGGCCGGTTCCATTTCCTTTATTACAATTTCTGAATCTTTGCCTCAGGCAAAATTTTTGCTGAATGCACTTCCTTTTGTGGCGATCTGCTTTTTTATCGGAGCTATGGGCAAGTCTGCTCAGTTTCCATTTCATGTTTGGTTGCCGGATGCGATGGCCGGGCCAACTCCGGTTTCCGCTTTGATCCATGCGGCAACAATGGTGACTGCCGGGCTCTTCTTGATCGCAAGATTGAATTTTATTTTTATCTTAGTTCCTAAGGTAGGTTTTTGGATCGTTTGTATAGGGACATTCACTGCATTCTTCGCAGCAACAATTGGTGTTTATCAAAACGATATCAAAAAAGTTTTAGCTTATTCTACTGTTTCTCAGTTAGGTTATATGTTTGTGGCAATGGGAACAGGCGCTTATGTGGCGGGACTTTTCCACTTATTGACTCACGCATTCTTTAAGGCTCTTCTATTCTTGGGTTCCGGTTCCGTAATCCATGGATTATCCGATGAACAAGATTTAAGAAGAATGGGGGGACTAAAATCTCAGATGAAGATCACTTGGTGGACCTTCCTTTTGGGAACCTTGGCGATTGTAGGAGCTCCTCCATTCAGCGGATTTTTCTCCAAGGATTTGATCTTAGAAAAAGCATTCTATTTTCATCCCGTATTCTTCGGAATGGGAATAGCCACTGCATTCTTAACTACATTCTATATGTTCCGCCTAACGTTCTTGGCATTTACTGGTAAATCTAGAGTTTCTCAGCACGTGCACCCTCACGAATCTCCTTGGACCATGACTTTACCATTAGTAATCTTGGCATTGGGTGCCGCCTTCTCCGGATATTTATTGGTGCCTGAATCTTTGGGAGGAGGGATCGATTTCTTGGAGAAATATTTCTCTCCTGTTTTTGCTAAAGGACTATTGTATTCTACTCAACAAAAGGGACCAGCGGAAGTTCATCATTTAAGTCACGAGTTGGAACTCCTACTCGCTGGATTTTCTTTAGGAGCAATCCTTCTTGGGGTCGGGATTTATTGGTTCTTTTTCGGCAAAAGGGAAAAATTACCTTCAGATGAATCCAGTTATACTGGCTGGAGAATTCTACCTGCAAATAAATATTTCATAGATGAAATTTTCAAAAATCTTCTGATCGGGCCGATCTCCGCTCTATCTGAATTCTTATCTGAAGTAGTAGAGAAACGTTTGATCGATAGGGTTTTGACCGGAACTGGAAGAATTTCCGGCGGGGTTGCCTCGTTACTACGTAGGATCCAAACAGGAACCGTAGTAGATTACGCTTTTCTAATTGTCTTAGGGACTGTTTTGATCTTGTCCGTATTCTTATGGAGGGGAATCTAA
- a CDS encoding complex I subunit 4 family protein — protein sequence MPQYYLSILLFLPVLGIPFLFFSKNEKWIRLWSSIVTLGVFAMTIPLFLEFLKGDSGFQFTHRIWNFLELQSGGLDYHIAIDGFSLLLITMSALLFFLSALSAFSNVKHRIREFFILLLLVETGVIGVFLSVNLIQFYVFWEWMVLPFTLMVGIWGEKGRIKAAMKYLVFSFTGSVFMLASILVLYHYTHTFDLEELAVVSLNSIPANIKFWLFVGFSFAFAIKVPLFPFHTWMPDVHEEAPTVGSVDLAGILLKIGLFAYVRVAIPLFPQVFLEYRNLLTALAVAGIVYGALVALTQKNSKRLVAFSSLSHMGFCILGILTLTEEGVAGGMLQMVNHGFTSGLLFFILGFLHERTGTNELKDYSGLAKSAPFLAVAIGLAAFASAGLPGTNGFVGEFLVLIGTFKYSLVYGFLAGTAVIFAAGYMLYFARNLLFGEPNSLSSGLSPLNLREKFIVSIVAGIIILTGIFPNILLTYLKPSARVVLNLTSKQALQERAFLEQEGTLKNDKKKFINYRTLGVEPPSYEDRISSGRGTGIPGKKTVSQEAEE from the coding sequence GTGCCCCAATATTATTTAAGCATTCTGTTATTTTTGCCTGTTTTAGGGATTCCTTTCTTATTCTTTTCTAAAAACGAAAAATGGATCCGGCTTTGGTCTTCAATCGTGACTCTGGGAGTTTTCGCGATGACCATTCCCTTGTTTTTGGAATTCCTAAAAGGAGATAGCGGTTTCCAATTTACCCATCGTATCTGGAACTTTCTGGAATTACAGTCTGGAGGATTGGACTATCATATAGCGATAGATGGATTCTCTCTATTGTTAATTACGATGTCCGCACTTCTTTTCTTTCTCTCTGCTTTATCCGCTTTTTCTAATGTGAAACACAGGATCAGGGAATTTTTTATACTTCTTCTTTTAGTGGAAACGGGAGTAATCGGAGTTTTTCTTTCGGTTAACCTAATCCAATTTTACGTCTTCTGGGAATGGATGGTTCTACCTTTCACTTTAATGGTTGGGATCTGGGGGGAAAAAGGAAGAATCAAGGCTGCCATGAAATATCTGGTATTCTCTTTTACCGGATCCGTTTTCATGTTAGCTAGCATTTTGGTCTTATATCATTATACCCACACATTTGATTTAGAAGAATTGGCAGTAGTTTCTTTGAATTCGATTCCAGCCAATATTAAGTTTTGGTTATTTGTCGGATTTAGTTTCGCATTTGCGATCAAGGTGCCTCTATTTCCTTTTCATACTTGGATGCCTGATGTTCACGAAGAAGCCCCGACTGTCGGTTCTGTAGACTTGGCTGGTATTCTGCTAAAGATCGGATTATTCGCCTATGTCCGCGTGGCAATTCCGCTTTTTCCTCAGGTATTTTTAGAATATCGTAATCTACTTACTGCTCTTGCTGTTGCTGGGATTGTTTACGGGGCTTTGGTCGCTTTAACCCAGAAGAATAGCAAACGTCTGGTAGCATTCTCTTCTCTCTCTCATATGGGATTTTGTATTTTAGGGATTTTGACGCTTACTGAAGAAGGTGTGGCAGGTGGAATGCTCCAAATGGTGAATCATGGATTCACTTCGGGTCTTCTTTTCTTTATATTAGGATTTTTGCATGAAAGGACTGGTACAAACGAATTAAAAGATTATTCGGGTCTTGCTAAATCCGCTCCATTCTTAGCAGTAGCGATCGGTCTGGCCGCTTTCGCGAGTGCAGGACTTCCTGGGACGAACGGTTTCGTGGGAGAATTTTTAGTTCTGATCGGAACTTTTAAATATAGCCTCGTTTACGGATTTTTGGCAGGAACCGCGGTGATCTTTGCCGCAGGATATATGTTATATTTTGCGAGGAATTTATTATTCGGAGAACCGAATTCCTTGTCTTCCGGGCTATCTCCTTTGAATTTGAGAGAGAAGTTTATAGTCTCCATAGTTGCAGGAATTATAATATTAACTGGGATTTTTCCGAACATCCTACTAACGTATTTGAAACCGAGCGCCAGAGTGGTGTTGAACCTGACTTCTAAACAAGCCCTACAAGAAAGAGCCTTTTTAGAACAAGAAGGTACTTTGAAAAACGATAAAAAGAAATTCATAAATTATAGGACCTTGGGCGTTGAGCCTCCTAGTTACGAGGACAGGATCAGTTCCGGAAGAGGGACTGGAATCCCGGGTAAAAAGACAGTGTCCCAAGAGGCGGAAGAATGA
- a CDS encoding NADH-quinone oxidoreductase subunit N codes for MNLIPNSNDLISILPILVLSGGGILLLGLQFFFQGFEFRIVRFTSGLVLIAAFISLFVSQASPGLGSYFSGHYEISTLGFWFGALYLVAAFCTVLASPRVLEQHNMEFPEFYPLLLFSVVGMFLMTSGTDTVTIFVGLELMSVCLYVLVGMARSDVYSLEASLKYFLLGSFSTGFFLFGMAFLFGGSGTTHLQDSLKPLVSSGFDSNFTKIGLLLLLTGISFKIALFPYHSWTPDAYEGALTPVTGFMATASKSASMGLLLVVFSKFPVSVSGGEWTWVMGILALMSMTYGNFVALKQTNLKRVLAYSSIAHAGYVVAGISLGGKEEALFYLIVYSFMSLGAFAVLSFLEEGDRHVTYESIAGLAKSRPWTSFALFIFFLSLAGIPPLGGFWAKLFLFQKIAEGTDQISRWLLIGGIANSALALYYYVKVGILTYMSSEEGEISKLDSPKTSYGVLFVSAISLVAVLVGWYFIQPKDLNHLKFANKSAELQK; via the coding sequence ATGAATTTAATCCCAAATTCCAACGATCTGATTTCTATACTTCCTATCCTGGTTCTTTCCGGAGGAGGGATCTTATTACTTGGATTGCAGTTCTTTTTCCAAGGATTTGAATTTAGGATCGTAAGATTCACTTCCGGTTTGGTTTTGATTGCGGCATTCATTTCATTGTTTGTTTCTCAAGCAAGTCCCGGGCTCGGTTCTTATTTTTCAGGGCATTATGAAATTTCAACTTTAGGTTTCTGGTTTGGGGCATTATATCTGGTCGCCGCATTCTGTACGGTTCTTGCGTCTCCAAGAGTATTAGAACAACATAATATGGAATTTCCGGAGTTCTATCCACTTCTGCTCTTCTCGGTAGTGGGAATGTTCCTAATGACTTCAGGGACTGACACGGTTACCATTTTTGTTGGATTGGAACTGATGTCTGTGTGCTTGTATGTTTTAGTGGGAATGGCAAGAAGTGATGTTTATTCTTTAGAAGCCAGTTTGAAATATTTTCTTTTGGGAAGTTTTTCCACCGGATTTTTCTTATTCGGTATGGCATTCTTGTTTGGAGGATCAGGCACAACTCATTTGCAAGATTCTTTAAAACCTTTGGTAAGTTCCGGATTCGATTCTAATTTTACTAAGATCGGATTGCTACTTTTATTAACTGGAATCTCATTCAAGATCGCATTGTTCCCTTATCATTCTTGGACTCCTGACGCTTACGAGGGAGCCTTAACTCCGGTAACTGGATTTATGGCCACAGCTTCTAAATCCGCTTCCATGGGACTATTATTAGTAGTTTTTTCAAAATTCCCGGTTTCCGTTTCCGGAGGAGAGTGGACTTGGGTGATGGGAATTTTAGCCCTGATGTCTATGACGTATGGAAACTTCGTAGCTTTAAAACAGACGAACTTAAAAAGAGTATTGGCATATTCCTCAATTGCTCATGCTGGTTACGTTGTTGCTGGGATATCTTTAGGTGGAAAAGAAGAGGCTCTATTCTATTTGATTGTGTATTCTTTTATGAGCCTAGGAGCATTTGCAGTTCTTTCTTTCTTGGAAGAAGGAGATCGCCATGTAACGTATGAGTCCATTGCCGGACTCGCAAAGTCGAGGCCTTGGACAAGTTTTGCACTATTTATTTTCTTTTTATCTCTGGCAGGAATTCCTCCTTTAGGTGGATTCTGGGCGAAGCTATTCCTATTCCAAAAAATTGCGGAAGGAACGGATCAGATCTCAAGATGGTTACTCATCGGAGGAATCGCAAATTCCGCGTTGGCATTATATTATTATGTAAAAGTAGGAATACTCACTTACATGAGTTCCGAAGAAGGAGAAATTTCTAAATTAGATTCTCCTAAAACTAGTTACGGAGTTCTATTCGTTTCTGCGATTTCTTTGGTAGCAGTATTGGTAGGGTGGTATTTTATCCAACCCAAGGATTTGAATCACTTAAAGTTTGCAAACAAATCCGCAGAATTACAAAAGTAA
- a CDS encoding NADH-quinone oxidoreductase subunit J family protein, whose protein sequence is MVGIFDNPQLLLFFIFGGVLIAGALGVVFHPNPISSAVLLVLSFFALAGIYAVIGSVFVATMQVLVYAGAIMVLVVFVLMLLSLHDEGVAKLWDHPLKKVLVLSVVVLLAIVLIHSVREGVPNTEASPKGYSDSGSYEYTLSKSAEGKASVTAEGNTAAVGSSMFLDYLLPFEIVSILLLAAVLGAVILGKKNLGKKTEEGEQ, encoded by the coding sequence ATGGTAGGAATATTCGATAATCCGCAACTTCTCCTCTTTTTTATTTTCGGAGGGGTGTTGATCGCAGGAGCATTAGGAGTTGTTTTTCATCCGAATCCTATCAGTTCCGCGGTTTTACTTGTGCTCTCTTTTTTTGCGTTAGCCGGAATTTATGCGGTGATCGGTTCCGTTTTTGTGGCAACTATGCAGGTTTTGGTCTATGCGGGTGCCATTATGGTGCTTGTGGTCTTCGTTCTGATGCTTTTATCTTTGCATGATGAAGGGGTCGCAAAACTTTGGGATCACCCACTCAAAAAAGTTCTGGTTCTTTCCGTAGTAGTTTTGCTTGCAATCGTGCTTATTCATTCAGTTAGAGAAGGTGTTCCGAACACGGAAGCTTCTCCTAAGGGATATTCCGATTCGGGATCTTACGAGTATACCTTATCCAAGTCAGCAGAAGGTAAGGCAAGTGTGACCGCAGAAGGAAATACCGCCGCGGTAGGAAGTTCCATGTTTTTAGACTATCTTCTTCCTTTTGAAATAGTTTCTATATTACTTTTGGCAGCCGTGCTCGGGGCAGTTATATTAGGAAAAAAGAATTTAGGTAAAAAAACAGAAGAAGGGGAACAATGA
- the nuoF gene encoding NADH-quinone oxidoreductase subunit NuoF: MAEMKILTKFIDDPRSNELEFYESVHGYDGMKKALSMAPEEIIEIVKKSGLRGRGGAGFPTGLKWSFIPKDIPKPKYLICNADEGEPGTFKDRKLIENLPHQIIEGMVIGAKAIGANKGFFYIRGEFNKGIDSMQKAIDEAYAKGYLGKNIQGSGFDFDLVLYAGAGAYICGEETALINSLEGRRGHPRLKPPFPAVSGLYRCPTVVNNVETFSTVPHILDKGADWYSKIGTEKSPGTRLFSVSGHVKRPGVYEIELGTPLLELINDLCGGMLDDVPLKAVIPGGSSVPILTAEECKTANMDFESMAAHKTMLGSGAVIVIGEGTDLVETTYRFARFYAHESCGQCTPCREGTHWVRDLLHKIREGEGTSADLDLILSLSRNMEGGTTICPLSDACVGAVRPTILKFKHEFEARLKDKVGKEEEMPAQTGA, translated from the coding sequence ATGGCAGAAATGAAAATCCTCACTAAATTTATAGACGATCCTCGTTCGAACGAATTGGAATTTTACGAATCGGTCCATGGTTATGATGGGATGAAAAAAGCACTTTCTATGGCTCCAGAAGAGATCATAGAGATTGTAAAAAAATCAGGCTTAAGAGGAAGAGGGGGAGCTGGTTTCCCTACGGGCCTGAAATGGTCCTTTATTCCTAAGGATATTCCAAAACCCAAATATTTGATCTGTAATGCAGACGAGGGAGAGCCAGGAACATTCAAAGATCGTAAACTGATTGAGAACCTTCCCCACCAGATTATCGAAGGAATGGTAATCGGTGCAAAAGCGATCGGCGCCAACAAAGGATTTTTTTACATCCGTGGAGAGTTCAACAAAGGGATCGACTCCATGCAGAAGGCGATCGATGAGGCCTACGCAAAAGGATATCTTGGTAAAAATATCCAAGGAAGCGGATTCGATTTTGATCTAGTATTATATGCTGGAGCAGGGGCTTATATCTGCGGAGAAGAGACTGCCCTTATCAATTCTTTGGAAGGTCGTAGGGGTCATCCAAGATTAAAACCTCCATTTCCGGCGGTTTCAGGTCTATATCGTTGTCCTACGGTAGTGAATAATGTGGAAACTTTTTCCACAGTCCCTCATATTTTGGACAAAGGAGCGGATTGGTATTCTAAGATCGGTACTGAAAAATCCCCGGGCACTCGTTTATTCTCCGTTTCAGGTCATGTAAAAAGACCGGGAGTATACGAGATCGAATTAGGAACTCCTTTATTAGAATTAATTAATGATCTATGTGGTGGAATGCTGGACGATGTGCCGTTAAAGGCGGTGATCCCAGGTGGTTCTTCCGTTCCGATCCTAACTGCAGAAGAATGTAAAACTGCGAACATGGATTTCGAATCTATGGCGGCTCATAAAACAATGCTTGGTTCCGGAGCCGTAATCGTGATCGGAGAAGGCACTGATCTCGTGGAGACCACTTACCGATTTGCAAGATTCTACGCTCATGAATCTTGTGGGCAATGTACTCCATGCAGAGAAGGTACTCATTGGGTGAGGGATCTTCTACATAAGATCAGAGAAGGAGAAGGTACAAGTGCAGACTTGGATCTTATTCTTTCTTTATCTCGAAACATGGAGGGTGGAACTACAATCTGTCCACTCTCTGATGCATGTGTAGGGGCTGTTCGGCCGACTATCTTAAAATTCAAACATGAGTTCGAAGCCAGATTAAAAGACAAAGTAGGTAAAGAAGAAGAAATGCCTGCCCAAACCGGAGCCTGA
- the nuoE gene encoding complex I 24 kDa subunit family protein, with protein sequence MGYQFSSESVSRLNKLLEMFPDKRSVILPGLYLLQKEQGFVDREGMEALADKIGSPISLAQVYGVATFYTLYNKKPVGKYHIQICGTSSCYMRGNDKLEKHICSRLGIELGETTPDKKFTLEEVECLGACGYAPMIQINDAYYENLTFEKMDEILKGLT encoded by the coding sequence ATGGGTTATCAATTTTCTTCCGAATCTGTTTCTAGGTTAAACAAACTTCTGGAGATGTTCCCGGATAAAAGAAGTGTGATTCTCCCTGGGTTGTACCTCCTACAAAAAGAACAAGGGTTTGTAGATAGGGAAGGAATGGAGGCTCTTGCCGATAAGATTGGTTCTCCTATTTCTCTCGCTCAAGTTTACGGTGTTGCAACCTTTTATACCTTGTACAATAAAAAGCCTGTAGGTAAGTATCATATCCAGATCTGCGGGACTTCTTCTTGTTATATGAGAGGAAATGATAAACTTGAAAAACATATCTGCTCTCGTTTGGGAATAGAATTGGGAGAAACAACTCCGGATAAAAAATTCACTTTGGAAGAAGTGGAATGTCTGGGCGCATGCGGGTACGCTCCGATGATCCAGATTAACGATGCATATTATGAAAATCTAACGTTTGAAAAAATGGATGAGATCCTAAAGGGTTTAACCTAA